Genomic DNA from Magnolia sinica isolate HGM2019 chromosome 4, MsV1, whole genome shotgun sequence:
ATGAGCCTATTGCCCGAAACACGGGTGTGGGCAATGGAGGTAGGTAGTGGTTTTGGGTCCCTTGATTTGACGGTTATGGAATTTCGTAGAGGTGCAAGTAcacctcattcattcattcattcatcaaatAATGCTCTACTGCTTGCATCGTACTAAGTCTATTTTCGCAGGACCGGAATCCTATGCAACGCCTGTTCTAGGAAATGCGTGTAAAACACTcagccttgtggggcccactctattGTATACGTAAAATCCACTGTGCCTACTAAGTCCTATCCTCTATTCTAAGGACCTGTggcaaaaaattaaaataaaaaaatcaggcagatgggCCAAGCCTAGGGGAACAAGGGGATGGATGCcagtttgtgtgtggggccactatAGATTGTATTCATCGAACCTGTTAATACCGGCATGAAAGGAAGATACAaaagtcagcttgatccaaatatcaaatggcCCACACCGTGCGATATTAGAGATTTTAGGAGCAGTATACATTgttcccattgatgtggcccattagagCTTTTTCTCGGAAAGATATTATCGTGTATGGTTaaaataatggttctcacctgatggacggagtggatttaaataTAAGACGGGTGGGGAGACATtcgagtagagagagagagagagagagtcggtgtGATGTGGATAcgagaagatgatgatgatgattagacGGTTTATCGGTGTTGAGTGAGAAGCTCATGGAGTGCGGGAATCTAACCGAGCATCCctctcattagtgggccatctcCATCATTTTTCTAAAGGTTTTCAAGACCCCACTCCAAGCTGCTCTTATTCTTGGGCCCATTTCAAACCCCTTTTTTAAGTATGAAAGTTATTTCATACTCGGGCCATGCATGAGGCCCGATGCTACCGCATCAAGAATTTCTACGTGGCATCATGAACTCTTATAAACTGGCTAATTGTCGAATCTCCAGTCATTTCTTGAAATAAGACAACCAGATATTTTACCTTTTCAACCGTACAATACGTGTCCACCAATataatagtcaaataatcaaataagcatgatttttggttcatgatacatctacgcAATTTTTAAGTGACAGTATATCATCCAGCACAATCTTCCAGTGCATCAAATTCTCTTTTTAAGTATATCTTCTCGTAAGATAAGATGATTATGCATGTGTAAGATCTCAGCCCCTTCGACAGGTGGGACCCAACCTTGCAGATGCATTGGCCTGGCAGTTAGGATGGTCAGGTAACCAGGTGAGCCAGATCTAGATGCCGGAGCGTGGATGATGGTAGTCATGTGTGCCCCACTGCATTGTAGGGAGTGACTGCATCCCTTGCATATGTGTTTCTTGCAATTTCATAAAATAAAGAGTAGACGTGTGTGGTTGGGAGACCATGTTTGTAGGATTAGTTTGCCCAGATCAGAGGAAGCCAGACTAGGCCTGAAAATGGGTTCAGCCCTAGGAGGCCAGGCTAGAGGAGGGGCAGAACATAGTCACATGAAGGCATGTTATCAGGAGGGACCCTCTTCTAAATGTGTAAAGCCTTTCATTGAAAATGAAATAGCAGTGGTCACCTCTTGAGAAATTATGGGATTCAATTTAGGAATTTCAAAATGGAGGCAAATTCATAGGGAGAAGTATGCATATAACTGtatgttgagggtatacttcatTTTTGTTGAAACTAGAGTTTCAAAATGGAATGCCGATAGATTGTTACAAGGCGTGTCTGAATGGTAGGAAAATAAAGGAAACGAAAATTGTAGTGATAGAGGTAGAAATCTCATAGAGCTCTCGAAATAGTCATATGTATGAGAATTCGATTATGGCGTACAAGTAATGATTTCTTTTAAAATCTAATGTTTCTTTTACTATTCAAACATAATGAAACATACCATCATGAGAACAatcgttcttcttctttttttattttcccttttcctACTATCGAAAACAGCCCCTAAAGTTTATCAAATGCCTTTTGGTGGGCTTCATCTCCCCAACTACTTTGGGAAGAATTGATTATTGTGAACGGCAGTATTTTTTTGGCATGGATTCTGATGGGTGAGTTTAACTATGTAGAAAATTCCTTTTGAAAAATTGTTAGACTCGACCATGGGCACATTGCGGCTAACCTTGTGCCTCCAAAGACTGGTTTTGCACCTGTGTTCTGATTTGCAGCAATGTGGATGTCCTACCTGACTTTTTCAATACTGTTTCCATCCATGGAGACTCGAAAAGCTAGGATTGGAATTATAACCTGGCTAATTTAGCTGTGAAATTAGTGGAATAAAGACATCTTCGGGAACAGTCACACCAAAAAAGGGGTTACTAAACAAAGATTTGAATGATCCCTAAAACAGTTTCATAATCAACCAAGGAACTCGACTCTCTTGAGAAGAAGATTGTCCAATAAGGTTATATCTTTCAAATCCAGAGATTCTGGGCTAGGATTTCAAGGGATGACCTAATCGAGGGATgctctaactactcttgttacCAAGGAACCACAACCATTTAAGTATAGACTGATTCCGGCCAATCAGCTTGTGAAATGTCAGCCACAAAgttgtattgatttttatttttaatttttgtcaATGGGCTCAGGCCTATCTATTCTTGGATTTGTCTCCATGAGTTAGATTTTTTTACACAAGTAGACAAAATGTTGACTATGTCCTCCTAGCTAAAGAAGCCCACTCCTTTTCCAAAATGGTGTCTTGGCTAGCTAAACTCCGCATTAAGATTTATTTGGAAAAGGTCCATGACTGTTTGCCCTAGTATTTCATCTATTCTTGCCTCAGGAAGTTGGATTTATGAAAAAAGATGGTGAAAACTTGGAATGTGTCATATTGGTTACATCATCTTGATTAATGGTTCTCTTGGTTGCCCCATCATTCCTGAAAGAGGAATTCATCAAGGTGATCCACTTTCCCTTACCCTTTTATCTGTTGGGCAGAGGTCCTTCCCTTGAGTGGGTTCTGATCAATCATCTTCTCCAGACATGGTTCGCAAATTTCTCACCTCTTTTTTGCAGACAGCTTCGTTATCTACACTAAGgccattgctaggtctatcaaaGAGTCGCTAGACAAATTTGTTCAACTAGATGGTTAGACTGTCagaattgaaaaatcatccatccTTTTTGAGGAATCGGATGATCCTACTAAGAGGTGTGTTGTTTATCACCTTCCTATCATGCAAATCACTTGGACTATGCATCTCAACTTCCCTATGGCTGCATAACAAGATTGCCTGTTGGAAGGTCAAGCTCATGTCCCATACTGGAAGCCTTGCCCCTATCAGCTCCACCCTGACCAGCACTCCATCTATCTTAGCTCCTGCAGCAGAATCCACAAAATTGTTGTCTCATATGTTGAAAATTGTCAAAGGAATTCCTATGGAACAACTGCAGCAAGAGCAACAACGACGAATAGCATGTCAAATGGAACTCTATGTGCCTCCGCAAGGCATCAAATGGACTTGGAATCAATTCCTTGAAAAATGAACAACACCATGGAAATTTGTGGTGGAGAACCCTTTATGGACAGGCCACTTTCTGGTGCCAAGTGATGAACGACGTCTGCATGAAAAGAGGTTGGATAACCGTCGAACATCTCTACATGGAAAAGCACTCTGAAGATGCAAGATATCATCAATGCTGGTATCCACCACATTGTGGGCGCTGGTAGGAAAATTAACATGTGGTCGGAGAGATCAGTCCTTATTACCCCTCCTAGAACAGAAAGCTACTTAAGAAATTGAACTTGGTGATTCAGTTGAGGCCCCTCACCTACTGCCACAAGGATCACTTCAAACCTAGAATATCCATATAATTAAAAGACTTGGCCACCTGACATTTTAGACAGAATCATTAGCATCCATTTCTGGGGTGCTTAAACTGTTGACAAAATCATCTAGAAGTTCACTAGAGACGGGAGTATGGCCAGCATGCCCCCCCATTAAATCAGCCTTCCATCCCATGTGATGACTTTCCCTGGCCGACCTTTTGGAAGTAAGAGTATCCACCCCACATTTGCATATTCCTCGCAAGGCCTGCCATTATTGTCTGCCGACTGCTGATGATATCCATGGCCTGCCAGTCAGCTTTGCCCCATTCGCTGTCTTTGAGGAATCTACATTTCACATCCTTCACAATTCAAGGTATCTATTAGACCATCATGGACCGTTTAATGTTCTAGAGCCTCTTTTATTGGGTAATCTAACCATTGTATCCATGGCATGGAAAATAGATTGCTATAAAAGAGAAGGCCAATTTATGCTTGGATTGATCGGTTTTTTCCATGGCAAACCATGAAAATTGTTTGGCAGAACTAAGGGATACTGAGATTgatcgattggactgtccaaatgTCCCATGAAATtagaagcactataacttatagtgtgCTCTGAGATTCagttatagtgctctgagagcactggatcatttttTGTCAATGTGACATTTTAGGAAAGCTTCTGGACAACCTAAGAACTCAATTCTTCAAAACTGAGAAAGACTTGTATGCCCTTCTCAACTTCAAATTATACATTAAAatgtgtttggatgttcaatttTAATAGAATTGCAATCATTTGATACCAATAAAGAGTACATAACGAAAGAGGGAATAACCCCACTCCACCCTTAATGAGGTACTAGCCCAAATTGTTGACAAATTTTAATTGGGAGTTTCACTGTCATTAAGAATTGAAATAGTACACTACAATTTTGGTCACTTCCTCTAtaaattgcaattcagttcaattcaGCATCTAAATGGATCCTAAATCACACTTCACAACTACCAATTACAATTCAGTTACAGAATTTCTTAATGAATATTTGATAAAACCCACATATGTATAGACACCTGAGCACACATGTGACAACATTCAGAAGCATAGTGAAAATCAATCAATTGAGCAATTGTAAGAGTTGGAATCACCTATGATATTCATGAAACAATGAGAAATTCACTGTATATCACTTTCTTTTGAAGCCACCATTTTGCAATTCAACCAATAAACAAAGCTCTCAGCAGCCGTTTTCAATCTGTAATTCAGACACTTGATATAAATGATGAACAATAGATGGGAGGATCATGATGATATAACAGCCCGAGGGGCAGAAGTCTGGAAGAGGATCTTGAGTGAGAAGCATCACCTCAACGACCAACATCCTCATCCACTGCCAAAGATATCTCTCTATTTGCGCAAATGCTGGGACTCGCAAAATGCAAAACTTCATTTTGGTGGATGCATCTAAAAGATGGAAGATACAGAGTTTGCAAAGATGCCACAGTCAACAGCCATGCTGCTCCATGAATCCTggatacaaaaattaaaaaatctaacATCAATTATCTATGGTTAAGTCAACATGACATTGCAAGAGTACTTACAAATTCTGGCAATGGGCTCGATTTGGGCCAGGCCTTGGTCAGCCATCTTTTAATTGATCCAAAAGTCAGGCTGGTCATAGCCCATTTATTAATTGGGTTGGACCCATCACGCTCACAAATGGGCCTGTACCCAGACTCAGACAGAGACTAGATAACAAAATGTTGCCAAATCTGGGTCCAGGTTCAGCCAGTTTATTAGTCGGGCCAGTCTTGGAATTCAGGTTTGCCTGGCCCTAGGCCTGCCCATGGCTGTTGGACACAGAAACTTGACTGGTCAGCCTGGCACATTGCCAGGTTTGCATAGTAAAGAAAGTTGAGATGTCAGGACTCAAAGAACTACAAAAGAGTACATGAGAGAACTTAGCAAAGAACTAGATCATATTCTAACATGAGGCATTGTAATATAAAAAGATTAAATGCGACAAAATTGCAAAGTACCTGACACTCAAGTCATCAAGAATCAAATTAAGCTGAGACTTTTGGCTTTCTTCGGAATCACGAGTGATCCCTAAGCGCATCGAGTATCTGCTTGAAATCATCGGTGCTGCTGTTGGAAATTCTAGAACGTCTCTTCTCCCCCATTAGATCCAGGTCATTATCATAGTTTCTTTCGGAGGTAAATGATCCCGTCTCATATTTTGAAACTGTAGATCTTGAACGCCGCCCAGAGCTATTCGAACGAGCACTTGCATTCCTAGtgaaattgttattctcaaaGTCATCATAATTGGGCAACTGGGTTCTTCCGGGTTTTGCAGAATGATTGTGCCTTGTCCCTAGATTCCTTGAATAGTGGTTCCTTCTGGAGCTTCCATAACCTTCAAAGTTTCCATCTGACTGGCTGAATGCATTAGAACGCCGGCCTCTAGTCTCACTAGTATAGCCATAGTTTTGTCCTCGAGATCCCGCAAAATTTCCAAAGCGGCGATGATCAGAATGCCCAACGCGGTCTCCTAGCGAGTCATCATGTCTCCTATAATGGCTCTCTTCCACATCCATAATCCCTGTTATGCTCCTCACGTCATCTTTGAATCTTGGCAGCTGATAATAAAATAATAGCCAGTTAGAATATGATGTCAACACTGAGGGTACGTTTGGAtgaactattgaattgaattacagTTTCTTAGTCTAATAAAGTAGAAATAACCAAATTATGATTTCTTTACCTAGCGTTCATATTGAGGCTCTAAGCTCCAAATCGCAATTGTGTTACTTCCAAGTTGGACTTCAAAGGAATACTGCGAGGGATCCTTCTCCATTATGAATACTAAAAGACACCATTCGTTTAGTCttttcctcttgattaaactgaatgtttTTTATTCAATTCACTAGAACACATTCAAACTCAGGCTGAGAAACTTCACACATGTTGGTGGCTAATGACCAGTTCAAACCTTCAAGATGCCCAAGCTAATTGTGTCAAGTTTGTGCCATGGAAACAAATATTGGCTTGTCATGAAGAAAAGTAGCATAGTGAAACAAGAAAATATTCtcttaaattgcaagaaattatTCAAGCCATGGTAACCTGGTCCAGGATCACTTTGCTCTGGATctttactttttcttcttcttctctcttttcctttttattttttttacttttcatttgTAAATGAGACTGCTGTACATGGTTTGTAATTTTCTATAGCCTCAAAAACTAATAGGGCAATAGCTTAAACTAGATAATTAGTTCAATGAATCAGTTCACAGCTTGTTGGCATACCTATGATTTAAATTACAATTGTATCTGGTGAGGTACATGTCACTTCTCATATAAGGGCAGAACTTCAGTCTTATTAAAGAAAAAAGGCTGACTCCATGTCATATATTTGAACATGTAAAAGAATTTGGGTCTACTCTACATAACACTTGGTTTAAAGATAACTGGCACATGCATTGAGAATGAAGACAATGCAGGATGCCCTAAATCAACAAGAGTAGGACCCCTATGATGAAATTTCTCCTAAAGCAGAAGTATACAGCATACCTCTTCAAATTTGCAGCCAATATCCCGCTCAATAAACCTGACTGCACGGCGCTGACTCTCAGTGAAGATAAGAACTGCTGTTCCCTTCTTCCCCGCACGTCCCGTTCGGCCAGATCGATGAACAAAAATCTCAGATGTGTTTGGTATTTCAAAATGAACAACCTGCACAGATCTGTACTGTGAGAAGATACAGCCTACACAGAACTAGTGTTTACTAAACCATCCTAAGAGAAAAGGCAGGCATTTAAAAGTTGTGGAATGCAGTACCAGGTCAACATTAGGAATATCAAGTCCACGAGCTGCAACATCAGTGGCAACCAGAACATTGAACCGTCCATCACGAAAAGCAGTAAGAGTTCTGTCCCTTTGAAACTGCTGCATGTTTCCATGCAATGCTCGACTCCCAAGGAGACCACCCATTGATCTTGAAAGTACTTCAGCATCTTTCTTTGTTTTTGTGAAAACAATGCTTTTTCCTCCTTGCCCATATTTCTGAACATCAAAAATTTAATTCTCAAATGCTAACGAAGAAGCAGGAAATAAATCAGGTTGAAGTCCAATGAAACCATACTGCTGCTAGCTTGGTAGTATGAAAGCCATTCAGGAGTATTAGAGGGGTTTGGAACGTGGTAAGTTCGAATTGAGAGGAAAAGCTTGCATTTCAACAACAGCCTTCCAccaatatatatacatgcatggataGAAATGAATTAAAGGATCCCTGATTTGTAGGGACTATTTTGTAGAAGGATTTATATCTATCGACAGTTACACAAGATTCAAATGTGAATTTATCAACAGTTACACATGATTCAAATTTGAATCTATTAACAGTTACGCAAGATTCATATTTAAATCGACAGTTACGCAAGATTCAAAATTCCTAGTACTCCCAATAGAACAAAAAGAACACCAATGGGTAAAAACAAAGCTAAAAGAAGTAGAAAATGGcatctcaaaagagaagaaaacgaATGCCCTTCTTCACATCTCTTATTAGAGAACCATTCACCTGGCACACAATTCAATACATACTGAATTGCTCTGAAGCATGGAGACTTTGCTTAAAATCATAAACTCATGCCGTGGTCCTTTAGATGATTTTATAATCATTAGAAGTTAATAAATCCACAACAGGAGCCTTCATGCGCATTATTTATGATTCACTTAGTTACGTGAGGGCCTCATATTATAGACAGCATAACAACAATACATcaataaacaaaagaagaaactTGCATGATTAGAAAACTAGAGAATAAAGCCAAAacccaaaatttcccttcaagTTCTTGAGAAAAAGGTGCCATACTTGCATCCACAACAAAGTGAAATAATTCTGAAATCCTCCAAAAGATAAGAGcaatgttcgaattatctccaatattatctttatctccagctcagcaataccgataacgctggtatATCAAAAATTCCAGGTactagcaatgtatcgctaagtatcaccaacatatcaatatcgcaaatgtaatcgtcaatattttcaactatgtaaattctaggtgtcgcttgtattgccaacgcatcaatatcaccaatattttttactgtaaattctaggtactgcttgtatcataagtataTCGACGGTAtttcaatagtaaatttttatttcaattttgttttcatgggcacatggttgtatgtagtgttcaatttgtcattaataatattgataacatctcgatattatcgatatcgcaacatgggcgatatTGAGACTACAaactttcgtttcctttccaattgttgacgatttcttggtgaaatatcatgtgttgttgatattttgcaatatcgatggatgtttggatggaaggttggatggttaaatacaCTAGAtgcgatggttggactgatttcttacaacggcacatgcttttaaggccccattaaatggaaacttgttatgtatgtattctttttgcaattttttttatttctaaatatgcaaatatgtccattttaacatctcctaaagtttcaccgaaaattccactgtttttcccatgtttcccctcATTTCCagttattagcgatattatcggcgatatcgatattgtttctgtatccctggccagcgaaacttgtagtgataccgatacttcgaacactagaTAGGAGAGCTTCAAACTTCTCAAGCAATTCTTTGCAAAAAGAGTTGTGCACTTACGGTGATCAAAGTAGGAAGAATATTTGGCTTCCTAGAAGCAGTTGAGGCAACTGAATAGAGAGAAATGCCATCAGCTAACTTTTGATCTGAATCACCAACCTAATGCCAAAAGAAGGACAAGGTAACCATCAGCAAAATTGTACCAGAAAATTTACCCTAGTAAACCAAATAGCAGTTGCTAAAAAAATAAAGACAAGACTCTCCTCAGGAGACAATATGTGAAGAGTGAAGGCAAAAAATTCAACAAGAAACATGAGTGACTCACCAGATCAATTACCAAAGGATTCCTTAAATACTTCCTTGACAGCTCATTAACCCATGAAGGCATTGTTGCTGAAAATAGCATGCATTGTTTCTTTGCAGGTAAGTAACTTAAAATACGCTCGACGTCATCTTGGAAACCAATAGCCAACATCTGGTCAGCTTCATCTAGCACAACAAACTTCACTTCCGATAGATCCAAGGCACCCCTTTCAACCAGGTCAATAATCCTGCCAGGAGTGCCAACTGCAATGTCTATACCAAACCCAAGCATACGCATTTGATTCATGATTGGCATTCCTCCGTAGAGGCAGGCACTGCTCAAATGTGGTGCAGATTCTTTGAATTCCTTTTGCACCTGGCGTGCTAGTTCACGAGTAGGCGCCAAAATCAGAGCAGAGGGAACTCTTTTTTGCCTGAAACCAGGAAAATATTTATCAAATACTCTATGAGTAAGATAGGATATACCATTAGTTACACCACTTAGGTTCATTATCAAGAGGTCAATTGAGAAAAAGGTTGCCCAATTCGACCTAACACTTCTATAAATTATCCAATATTGATCACTTACATCTTGACCATTGTATAAATTACCCACTATCGGAGTTTAACAATTAATACTTATTAACCTATTAAAATTCAAAAGTGATAATTAAACCCTCCTCTCTAATTACCAGGTAATGGTTAACAGGATCCTGTTTTCATGATAACTCGTTTGTCTAAATGTTTAGTGCTTCATGAACATTCTCTTCAATTTTGTTCATTAACActgaaaaattgagaaaatgaaACTATCCATGATCAATAAAGTTTATTAGACTTTGATGACAAATCTGGCCTCCACTATCAAATATTGAAATTGCGAGTGATTGCCAAGTAGGTCACAGTTATCATCATGTGGAAATCTGAAATACCAAAAACACATACTGCCTTTCCATTTCAGAATGTAGAGGGGAGAATAATCAtctaaaaattcacaaaaagATCCCCATGATAATGAAGGAATTAACATACTGAAGACTTCTAATGCCAATGTTCATAATACATAGAGATCACAACAAAGGTTCTTGctttaagattttatttttaaaaaaccatGAATCAAAGGTATCTTTTTAGAGACCAAAAACACAAAAAGTTCCATGTAGATGTCtactgaaaattttcatcatGGATAAGGCTGTGTATCAACTCCATTCTTAAAATCAATACACTAAAAGGAAATTTTGAGGTGGAAAGTGCTTTTTAATGTATGGTAAAGTCTATCTAAAAAGtagtagtagaagaagaagaaaggtggTTGTTGTCCCATCTTATAGGTTCCAagaagaaaccaaaaaaataaggaaaaaagttGAAGAGAAATGAAGCATGATGACAACATAAATAGTTGATTGCAGATCGTGTATATGGACGAAATTCAGCATCATTTACCAAAATATGATGGATATATGACAGCTATAAAGATGAATAACAGAAAATATGGGTTCATTGTTAACAGAAAAGATGAATAACCATTCAATTGCAGCATAGTGACTGCTATAAGAAAAAGGTTGAGGCACACAACAAACCTGCTCTGAGTACGGTTTTTAATGATTTTGTCCAATATGGGAATACCAAAGGCCAGAGTTTTCCCAGATCCCGTAATAGCTCTTCCTATCATATCACGGCCTTGCATGGCTGGTTCCAACACTGCTCTCTGCAATGACAGAATAACATCTTGAGCAAATGTGACCTAAGAAATCAAAGTTTAATTAACTAGCAACAACTCGGTGCTTGACATGTCACAGATCTCTCAACTCTAAGCTTCAAGAATTGTCTTAAATAATAGGCATATAGCATAAAACAACGGAAGCTACTAACTTTTCTATACTTTGTTCATTCCCTGTTGGGCATTTATGCCCCTTATTATTACACAACCACATGAGGAAGGCTAAATGACTACCCAAAAAAAATCCCTGCGTTGACAACATCAACACGTGAGACAAATTAAATTACTCGGAAATTGAATTTTGCTATAGAAGCATACAAAATACAATTGAGATACACAGAAAATGTCAACCTTCCATATGAATGCATCACGTGAGATCATCTAGATTAGGAATAGTAGGAAAATAGCAAGAGAGTTCAAATTTCCATGTGCTTCATGTGCTGCGATGTTAAATAGCAGTTTGAACCCAGTATTACTTACAACCAGGTAACTTACTGGCAGAATTGGTAGTTGGCTGATCACTTGCCAAGGGTTGGGCTTTGGATAGGAATGAAGAGCAGGATTTATCAGGACAATTCCAATTAGCTgcgacaaggctatgatgatgataagGACACATTATGCTTCCCATGCATCCTgcaacaaggctatgatgatgataagGACACATGATGCTTCCCATGCATCTGTGTGTCCATTGTCAGTTAGAAACGCATTGCCCTTGAAAATACCTTAGTTTCCTGCTTCCACATTCTACTTGTATTTGCTTAACTATTATAGTGAATGTGTAAAGAAATGTTTCTTGTATCCATTTCTCACATCAGTTTCAATCTCAATTTCTGTTTTCCTACCAAGTTACTCCAAAACAGTTACATAATAGTCAAAATGGCCTTAAGTAACGTAACAGTGGTAACCACTACGCGTTACAAAAAAATTGAGCCataatcagtgttcgaaatatcggtatcgcgttacgtgtcgcacccttgggatgcggatacatatcggttatcgcatgggatatatcggttgcatCGCATAATgcatcgctgttgttggaaacatggggaaattggttgaatttttcaatgaaacttgattgttaaaaaagacatcaatacacacttataaatcaaaacattacaaaaaataagtgcacataataggttttctttgtatggggtcctaatctatgtgttgtctaactggattgatgcaagtatattcaaagtctattcatataatttataaatgtaagaaaatgtgtggaaacataagcaatacattcaaaagcaaaagaagaattactagatcaagttacatacatgtttgattttat
This window encodes:
- the LOC131242473 gene encoding DEAD-box ATP-dependent RNA helicase 53-like; amino-acid sequence: MAVTSLLVSSLPSTAFLLKNPNSSSLLLSFSPISISISSRPNPIALRSISPSAASTVDFAVPAKTSRLDAAPGRSDLLDISKLGIAEEIVTSLSRRGITELFPIQRAVLEPAMQGRDMIGRAITGSGKTLAFGIPILDKIIKNRTQSRQKRVPSALILAPTRELARQVQKEFKESAPHLSSACLYGGMPIMNQMRMLGFGIDIAVGTPGRIIDLVERGALDLSEVKFVVLDEADQMLAIGFQDDVERILSYLPAKKQCMLFSATMPSWVNELSRKYLRNPLVIDLVGDSDQKLADGISLYSVASTASRKPNILPTLITKYGQGGKSIVFTKTKKDAEVLSRSMGGLLGSRALHGNMQQFQRDRTLTAFRDGRFNVLVATDVAARGLDIPNVDLVVHFEIPNTSEIFVHRSGRTGRAGKKGTAVLIFTESQRRAVRFIERDIGCKFEELPRFKDDVRSITGIMDVEESHYRRHDDSLGDRVGHSDHRRFGNFAGSRGQNYGYTSETRGRRSNAFSQSDGNFEGYGSSRRNHYSRNLGTRHNHSAKPGRTQLPNYDDFENNNFTRNASARSNSSGRRSRSTVSKYETGSFTSERNYDNDLDLMGEKRRSRISNSSTDDFKQILDALRDHS